The following proteins come from a genomic window of Synechococcus sp. UW69:
- a CDS encoding alpha/beta fold hydrolase, with the protein METGSTTAEGQALLRGRLTGRCIAMGLVGSLLLSTGGSWPVRSTEHVEVKIDGVVLPVSVEELGAFVRSPEGDPSQFSRSELSTWMRLLAPESKEGLIRLLKAPVLSRRSLGRQMLSSWGAGPLLDALGELIRVEDGGRINSALVLSTLELLLEQQETVSTLDVLEALPTRQLRLDLDALVGAANRWKLELKRHHRLMNSLGLEEARLQPLPPGERSPSPDGSRPSTLSVGHRQRPLQLESWIPQSPRDDRNWVLIMPGLGGDPNHFHWLARSLMKAGWPVVLLEHPGSDATAVQALLEGRQSFNGAEVLQQRLADLEAVLDAQRQGDLNIPGEEVVLIGHSLGALTGLLASGAAVVPGMDQRCEGALAGLPLTNLSELLQCELAAGRVLEGNAMLPLPRAVVGLNSFGGLIWPHRSSQALSLPMLLVGGTLDLITPALDEQVALMVGLSQHPASRVVVVEGASHFSPIRVDGQESASQGDDLFRLGEELVGVNPLSVQRVIAFEVIGFLNSLSAGPPRQDSLHLKDSTSMTRWHRLERRRALELMGQ; encoded by the coding sequence ATGGAAACTGGTTCCACCACCGCAGAGGGTCAGGCGTTGCTGCGCGGACGCTTAACAGGACGATGCATCGCGATGGGCTTGGTGGGCAGTCTGCTGCTCAGCACGGGCGGATCGTGGCCTGTTCGCTCCACAGAACACGTGGAGGTCAAGATCGATGGCGTGGTTTTACCTGTTTCCGTTGAGGAACTCGGTGCCTTTGTGCGGTCACCAGAGGGTGATCCATCGCAGTTCTCCCGATCGGAGCTGTCCACCTGGATGCGTCTTCTCGCTCCCGAAAGCAAAGAAGGGCTGATTCGTCTGCTGAAGGCTCCGGTTCTCTCCCGGCGCAGCCTCGGGCGTCAGATGCTCAGCAGCTGGGGAGCCGGTCCCCTTCTGGATGCGCTGGGGGAATTGATTCGGGTGGAAGACGGAGGGCGTATTAACAGTGCGTTGGTTCTTTCCACGCTCGAACTGCTGCTTGAACAGCAGGAGACCGTTTCGACATTGGATGTGCTGGAGGCTTTGCCAACCCGGCAGCTGCGTCTGGATCTCGATGCGCTCGTGGGTGCCGCCAATCGCTGGAAGCTGGAACTAAAGCGACATCACAGGCTGATGAACTCGCTTGGCCTGGAAGAAGCGCGTTTGCAGCCTCTCCCCCCAGGTGAGCGTTCGCCCTCGCCAGACGGGTCCCGTCCGTCAACGCTGTCCGTCGGCCATCGTCAGCGTCCATTGCAACTGGAAAGCTGGATCCCCCAGTCGCCCCGTGACGATCGGAACTGGGTCTTAATCATGCCCGGCCTTGGCGGGGATCCCAATCACTTCCACTGGCTCGCTCGCTCGCTGATGAAGGCGGGCTGGCCTGTGGTGTTACTTGAACATCCCGGCAGTGATGCCACTGCCGTTCAGGCATTGCTCGAGGGCCGTCAGTCGTTTAATGGCGCTGAGGTGCTCCAGCAGCGGCTGGCTGATCTTGAGGCGGTGCTGGATGCGCAACGACAGGGCGATTTGAACATCCCCGGAGAGGAGGTCGTACTGATAGGGCACTCCCTGGGAGCCCTAACAGGGCTGCTGGCCAGTGGGGCGGCAGTGGTGCCCGGGATGGATCAGCGCTGTGAAGGGGCGTTGGCTGGCTTGCCCCTCACCAACCTCTCGGAATTGCTCCAGTGTGAACTCGCTGCAGGGCGCGTGCTCGAAGGCAATGCGATGCTTCCGCTCCCTCGGGCGGTGGTGGGGCTCAACAGCTTTGGTGGTTTGATCTGGCCCCACCGCTCCAGCCAGGCGTTGTCACTTCCCATGCTCCTGGTCGGCGGCACGCTCGATCTAATTACCCCTGCTTTGGATGAGCAGGTGGCTCTTATGGTCGGACTGTCGCAGCATCCCGCCAGCAGGGTGGTTGTTGTTGAGGGGGCCAGTCACTTCTCGCCGATTCGTGTGGATGGCCAGGAGTCGGCCTCGCAAGGTGACGATCTCTTTCGACTAGGTGAGGAGCTGGTGGGGGTGAATCCCCTCAGCGTGCAACGGGTGATTGCCTTTGAAGTCATCGGCTTCCTCAATTCCCTCAGCGCCGGACCTCCCCGCCAGGATTCCCTCCACCTCAAGGATTCGACGTCAATGACGCGGTGGCATCGCTTGGAGCGTCGGCGGGCTTTGGAACTGATGGGTCAGTAA
- a CDS encoding MFS transporter: MRNVTRLRFLASIGAGGVMFMTPLIFHAIDFSAREVGSGLAVSALIGTVVRLLSGALLDRGIRCSWPVRGTTLLAIAADLILLQADNYNSYLVGQLLLGCAAGLYWPAIELAVPLSCGSLPSGRGYALVRSADALGIGIGTLIGTAAATLGTLRTVYSVEAVCMGAVLVLISLHPLQDGPPYRDLSRNSPEPGDQLPTSRLPWLLPLLPVLVISVVATGILALQQSALPLDLVRGGLLRPALSESHSSALIALQLTLLVSLQWPVGRWLSERSVAFGLGLSLAGFSVGCGLIALSSLFESGTALVLAALLPMAFAQAAFLPTATEAVIEETPPEHRGLAMALFSQCFAISAIVAPLAGGALLDLQGNGVVLWLLMGGACIVVVPTLRSLKPRYRATAINADGHLPGKKQQRIDAVAGSPGNLR, translated from the coding sequence CTGAGAAATGTCACCCGACTGAGGTTCCTGGCCTCCATCGGTGCAGGCGGAGTGATGTTTATGACACCACTGATCTTTCATGCGATCGATTTCTCTGCGCGTGAGGTTGGCAGTGGGCTGGCCGTCTCAGCCCTGATTGGCACAGTGGTGCGTCTTCTGAGCGGTGCACTGCTCGATCGAGGCATCCGTTGCTCGTGGCCAGTCCGGGGCACAACGCTGTTGGCGATTGCTGCTGATCTGATCTTGCTGCAGGCCGACAACTACAACAGCTACCTCGTTGGACAACTTCTTCTCGGTTGTGCAGCTGGGTTGTATTGGCCTGCGATCGAATTGGCCGTTCCCTTGAGTTGCGGAAGCTTGCCTTCAGGCAGGGGGTACGCCCTGGTGCGCAGCGCCGATGCTCTCGGCATCGGCATCGGAACGTTGATCGGAACCGCTGCCGCAACCCTGGGCACCCTGCGAACGGTGTACAGCGTTGAGGCGGTGTGCATGGGAGCCGTCCTAGTGCTGATCAGCCTTCATCCGCTCCAAGACGGTCCGCCGTATCGCGACCTCAGCCGTAACAGCCCAGAACCTGGAGATCAACTGCCAACCTCCCGTCTGCCCTGGTTGCTTCCCCTGTTGCCAGTGCTGGTGATCAGTGTGGTGGCCACAGGAATCCTTGCCCTTCAGCAGAGTGCACTTCCCCTGGATTTAGTGCGCGGGGGGCTCTTGAGACCGGCCCTGAGCGAAAGTCATAGCAGTGCCCTCATCGCTCTGCAGTTGACCCTGCTGGTGAGCCTGCAGTGGCCGGTGGGTCGTTGGCTGTCGGAGCGCAGCGTTGCCTTCGGCCTAGGCCTGAGCCTTGCAGGATTCAGTGTTGGCTGCGGTTTGATCGCTCTTTCGTCCCTTTTTGAAAGCGGAACAGCACTCGTGCTGGCAGCTCTGCTGCCGATGGCGTTCGCCCAGGCAGCGTTCCTTCCCACCGCCACAGAAGCGGTCATTGAAGAGACTCCACCGGAACACCGGGGTTTGGCCATGGCACTGTTTTCCCAGTGCTTCGCCATCAGCGCCATCGTGGCGCCCCTCGCTGGAGGAGCCTTATTGGATCTTCAGGGCAACGGCGTCGTGCTCTGGTTGTTGATGGGAGGAGCCTGCATTGTCGTGGTACCGACCCTTCGCAGCCTGAAACCGCGGTATCGAGCGACAGCAATCAATGCCGATGGGCACCTCCCTGGGAAAAAGCAACAGCGCATTGATGCCGTGGCAGGCAGTCCAGGCAATCTTCGGTAG
- the ychF gene encoding redox-regulated ATPase YchF, with protein sequence MLKAGIVGLPNVGKSTLFNALVANAQAQAANFPFCTIEPNVGSVAVPDERLDRLTELSKSQNTIPTRMEFVDIAGLVKGASQGEGLGNKFLANIREVDAIVHVIRCFEDDDVIHVSGSVGPSRDAEVINLELGLSDLAQIEKRRERLKKQMRTSKEAQLEDAALERIQAVLENGGAARSVELADEEAALIKPLGLLTAKPIIYATNVSEEDLADGNAFCTEVNELAAKEGAETVRISAQVEAELVELGDDERADYLEGLGVTEGGLQSLIRATYRLLGLRTYFTTGEKETRAWTFKAGMTAPQTAGVIHTDFERGFIRAQTIGWEKLLEAGSLAEARNKGWLRSEGKEYVVDEGDVMEFLFNV encoded by the coding sequence ATGCTCAAAGCCGGAATTGTCGGATTGCCCAATGTGGGCAAGTCCACCTTGTTCAACGCATTGGTGGCCAATGCCCAGGCGCAGGCTGCCAATTTTCCGTTCTGCACGATCGAACCCAATGTGGGCAGCGTGGCAGTCCCTGATGAGCGGCTGGATCGGCTAACCGAACTCAGCAAGAGTCAGAACACCATCCCGACCCGAATGGAGTTCGTGGATATCGCTGGATTGGTGAAAGGTGCCAGCCAGGGCGAAGGTCTGGGCAACAAGTTTTTGGCCAACATTCGTGAGGTGGACGCGATCGTTCACGTGATCCGTTGTTTCGAGGACGATGACGTCATTCACGTCTCGGGGTCTGTGGGTCCGTCCCGAGATGCGGAGGTGATCAACCTGGAGCTGGGTCTGTCTGACCTGGCCCAGATCGAAAAGCGACGGGAGCGTCTGAAGAAGCAGATGCGTACCAGCAAGGAAGCACAGCTGGAGGATGCTGCGTTGGAGCGGATTCAGGCTGTGCTTGAGAACGGTGGCGCGGCCCGCAGTGTCGAGCTGGCAGATGAGGAGGCTGCCTTGATCAAGCCCTTGGGGCTGTTAACGGCCAAGCCAATTATCTACGCCACCAATGTGAGCGAGGAGGATCTTGCCGATGGCAATGCCTTCTGCACCGAGGTGAATGAGCTAGCGGCCAAAGAAGGGGCCGAAACGGTGCGGATTTCAGCCCAGGTGGAAGCTGAGCTGGTCGAACTGGGTGACGACGAGCGCGCCGACTACCTCGAAGGTTTGGGGGTGACTGAAGGGGGTCTGCAAAGTCTGATCCGCGCCACCTATCGCTTGCTGGGTCTGCGCACCTACTTCACCACCGGTGAAAAGGAAACCCGGGCCTGGACGTTCAAGGCTGGGATGACCGCACCGCAAACCGCTGGGGTCATCCACACCGACTTTGAGCGAGGCTTCATCCGAGCTCAGACGATCGGTTGGGAGAAGCTCTTGGAAGCTGGATCACTGGCAGAAGCACGCAATAAGGGTTGGCTGCGCAGTGAAGGAAAGGAGTATGTGGTGGACGAAGGTGATGTAATGGAATTTTTGTTCAACGTCTAA
- a CDS encoding efflux RND transporter periplasmic adaptor subunit gives MAKGRSKRPKAVMVGLLVLALCGGGVLLLRFGPWSNRQRDLTPFTTTAERGILSGVITASGELQAQQRVNVSPRKQGVLGELLVDEGDLVEEGQVLAVMDQADLEDRLQERQALLRQAEANFLTKKEDFDRRSQLYASGVISADDFSDVRFEMLARQAGLTAARERLEQLEQESREQRIRAPFAGTITARYTEPGSFVTPTTAASATAGATSASIVELSQGLEVSARVPESDIGRIVTGQNAEIRVDAFPDERFSARVSEIAPRAEKEDNVTSFEVKLNFVNPPKKLLIGMTADINFQTGRSAPKLLVPTVAIVTEEGKPGVLLVDDNQKPRFQPVELGNSSGDQTAILDGLESGTRVFIDLPPWADRRD, from the coding sequence ATGGCGAAAGGAAGATCCAAGCGGCCCAAAGCAGTGATGGTTGGGCTGCTGGTGCTGGCCCTCTGCGGTGGAGGAGTCCTGCTGCTGCGGTTCGGTCCCTGGAGCAACCGTCAGAGGGACTTAACGCCGTTCACCACCACCGCTGAGCGGGGAATTCTCTCCGGGGTCATTACTGCCAGTGGCGAACTGCAGGCCCAGCAGAGGGTGAACGTGAGTCCGCGCAAGCAGGGGGTGCTCGGTGAACTGCTGGTGGATGAAGGAGATCTTGTGGAGGAAGGCCAGGTGCTGGCGGTGATGGATCAAGCGGATCTCGAGGATCGGTTGCAAGAGAGGCAGGCGCTGCTGCGCCAGGCAGAGGCCAACTTCCTGACCAAAAAAGAGGATTTCGACCGTCGCAGCCAGCTGTATGCCAGTGGCGTGATCAGCGCTGACGACTTCAGCGACGTGCGCTTCGAGATGCTGGCCCGACAGGCGGGCCTGACTGCAGCTCGAGAACGTTTAGAGCAATTGGAACAGGAGAGCCGTGAGCAGAGAATCCGCGCGCCCTTCGCCGGCACCATCACCGCGCGCTACACCGAACCTGGATCGTTTGTCACCCCCACCACCGCCGCCTCGGCAACCGCAGGTGCCACGAGCGCTTCGATTGTTGAGCTGTCGCAGGGATTGGAAGTCAGCGCCCGCGTTCCGGAAAGCGATATCGGACGCATCGTGACTGGCCAGAACGCCGAGATCCGCGTTGACGCCTTCCCCGATGAACGCTTCTCCGCACGGGTGAGTGAAATTGCCCCCCGCGCTGAAAAAGAAGACAACGTCACCTCCTTCGAAGTGAAGCTGAACTTCGTCAATCCGCCCAAAAAACTGCTGATCGGCATGACCGCCGACATCAATTTTCAAACCGGGCGTAGTGCACCGAAACTCCTGGTGCCCACCGTGGCAATCGTGACGGAGGAGGGCAAACCGGGCGTGTTGCTGGTGGATGACAACCAGAAACCACGTTTCCAGCCGGTGGAACTGGGCAACAGCAGCGGCGACCAGACTGCGATCCTGGACGGTCTCGAGTCAGGAACTCGCGTGTTCATCGATCTGCCTCCCTGGGCTGATCGCCGCGATTAA
- the polA gene encoding DNA polymerase I, translated as MPEATAKPLLLLVDGHSLAFRSFYAFSKGGEGGLATKDGRPTSVTYGFLKALLDNSKSLKPEGVAIAFDTAEPTFRHKADANYKAHRDVAPEVFFQDLEQLQKILETHLQLPLCIAPGFEADDVLGTLANRAADTGWGVRILSGDRDLFQLVDDSRDIAVLYMGGGPYAKSSGPTLIREEGVLGKLGVMPDKVVDLKALTGDSSDNIPGVRGVGPKTAINLLKENSDLDAVYATLEQVEAEGPKASRGAIKGALKGKLRSDRDNAYLSRKLAEILVDVPLPKEPSLPLSSVDADGLRSCLEDLELNSLLRQVGGFVAAFSEGGFRANADAAPAKATHSVTTATSSNDAAAEQATDEEVGLPALTPQLIQTETALDALVQRLMACTDRAQPVALDTETTDLNPFRAELVGIGICWGEALDALAYIPLGHKGTEDSSPEQLALQTVLTALAPWLASNTHPKTLQNAKYDRLILLRHGVALEGVVIDTLLADYLRDAAAKHGLELMAEREFGFQPTSFTDLVGKKQTFADVPLEPASLYCGMDVHITRRLALLLHSQLEAMGPQLLPLLQQVEQPLEPVLALMESTGIRVDVPYLKGLSEEMGTTLQRLESEAKEAAGVDFNLASPKQLGELLFDTLGLDRKKSRRTKTGFSTDATVLEKLSNDHPVVPLVLEHRVLSKLKSTYIDALPQLVEAETGRVHTDFNQAVTATGRLSSSNPNLQNIPVRTEYSRRIRKAFLPQEGWTLLSADYSQIELRILTHLSGEEVLQEAYRSGDDVHALTARLLLDKDEVSPDERRLGKTINFGVIYGMGAQRFARETGVNQSEAKEFLAKYKQRYPKVFAFLELQERLALSRGYVETILGRRRPFHFDRNGLGRLLGKDPLEIDLDVARRGGMEAQQLRAAANAPIQGSSADIIKVAMVQLQAALQNQGLPAQLLLQVHDELVLEVAPDALETTRELVVKTMEQAVELTVPLVVETGVGANWMEAK; from the coding sequence ATGCCTGAGGCCACCGCCAAGCCCCTCCTGTTGCTTGTGGATGGCCATTCCCTGGCATTCCGCAGCTTTTACGCCTTCAGCAAGGGAGGTGAAGGTGGCCTCGCGACCAAAGATGGCCGACCCACCAGCGTGACCTATGGCTTTCTTAAAGCCCTTTTAGACAACAGCAAATCTCTGAAGCCCGAAGGTGTCGCGATCGCCTTCGACACAGCCGAGCCCACCTTTCGCCACAAGGCGGACGCCAATTACAAGGCCCATCGGGATGTGGCCCCTGAGGTGTTCTTTCAGGACCTTGAGCAGCTCCAGAAGATCCTCGAGACACATCTGCAGCTCCCCCTCTGCATCGCACCGGGCTTCGAGGCTGACGATGTTCTGGGAACCCTGGCAAACCGAGCAGCCGACACGGGCTGGGGCGTTCGGATTCTGTCTGGCGACCGAGACTTGTTTCAGCTGGTGGATGACAGCCGCGACATCGCGGTGCTGTACATGGGCGGAGGCCCCTACGCCAAAAGCAGTGGCCCGACACTGATTAGGGAAGAGGGAGTGCTCGGCAAGCTCGGCGTGATGCCCGACAAGGTGGTGGATCTCAAGGCCCTGACCGGTGACAGCTCCGACAACATCCCCGGCGTGCGCGGTGTCGGCCCCAAAACAGCCATCAACCTGCTCAAGGAGAACAGCGATCTCGACGCGGTTTACGCCACCCTCGAGCAGGTGGAAGCGGAAGGGCCGAAAGCCAGTCGGGGAGCCATCAAGGGAGCACTCAAGGGAAAACTGCGCTCAGATCGTGACAACGCCTATCTCTCGCGCAAGCTGGCCGAGATTCTTGTGGATGTTCCCCTCCCCAAGGAACCCAGCCTGCCGTTGTCTTCGGTGGATGCCGACGGCCTGAGGAGTTGCCTGGAAGACCTCGAACTCAACAGCCTGTTGCGCCAGGTGGGGGGCTTTGTGGCGGCCTTTTCAGAAGGGGGCTTTAGGGCCAATGCGGACGCAGCCCCAGCCAAGGCAACCCACTCAGTGACTACGGCAACCTCCTCAAACGATGCCGCGGCAGAGCAAGCGACAGATGAGGAGGTGGGGCTGCCCGCCCTGACACCCCAGTTAATCCAGACCGAAACAGCCCTGGATGCACTGGTGCAGAGGCTGATGGCCTGCACCGACAGAGCACAGCCTGTCGCCCTCGACACGGAGACCACCGACCTCAACCCCTTTCGGGCCGAGCTGGTGGGCATCGGCATTTGCTGGGGAGAGGCACTGGACGCTCTGGCCTATATCCCGCTGGGGCACAAAGGCACCGAAGACAGCAGCCCTGAACAGCTGGCGTTGCAAACCGTGCTCACCGCCCTCGCTCCTTGGCTGGCCAGCAACACCCACCCCAAAACCCTTCAGAACGCCAAATACGACCGTTTAATCCTGCTGCGGCATGGCGTTGCCCTGGAGGGCGTTGTGATCGACACGCTGCTGGCGGATTACTTACGGGATGCAGCAGCCAAACATGGTCTGGAACTGATGGCGGAGCGGGAATTTGGCTTCCAGCCCACCTCCTTCACGGATCTGGTGGGCAAAAAACAAACCTTCGCCGATGTCCCGCTGGAGCCCGCCAGCCTGTACTGCGGCATGGACGTGCACATCACCCGCCGTCTGGCACTCCTGCTGCACAGTCAGCTGGAGGCGATGGGGCCCCAGCTACTGCCGCTGCTCCAGCAGGTGGAACAGCCGCTGGAACCGGTGCTGGCTCTCATGGAATCGACCGGAATCCGTGTCGATGTGCCCTATCTCAAAGGCCTCTCGGAAGAAATGGGAACCACCCTTCAGCGGCTGGAATCAGAAGCCAAAGAGGCCGCCGGTGTGGATTTCAACCTGGCCTCGCCCAAGCAGCTTGGGGAATTGTTGTTCGACACCCTGGGGCTGGATCGCAAGAAATCGCGCCGCACCAAAACGGGCTTCAGCACCGATGCCACAGTCTTGGAGAAACTCAGCAACGATCACCCGGTGGTGCCCCTGGTGCTGGAGCACCGGGTGCTCAGCAAGCTCAAGAGCACCTACATCGACGCCTTGCCACAGCTGGTGGAAGCCGAAACCGGGCGGGTCCACACCGATTTCAACCAAGCCGTGACGGCAACGGGACGGCTGAGCAGCAGCAACCCCAACCTTCAGAACATCCCCGTGCGCACCGAGTACAGCCGGCGCATCCGCAAGGCCTTCCTGCCGCAGGAGGGCTGGACCCTGCTCAGCGCCGACTACTCCCAGATCGAGCTGCGGATCCTCACCCACCTCTCGGGCGAAGAGGTGCTGCAGGAGGCTTACCGCAGCGGTGATGACGTGCACGCGCTGACCGCCCGGCTGCTGTTGGACAAAGACGAGGTCAGCCCGGATGAACGCCGCCTCGGCAAGACCATCAACTTCGGCGTGATCTACGGCATGGGAGCACAGCGGTTCGCGCGGGAAACCGGCGTCAACCAGAGCGAAGCCAAGGAGTTCCTTGCGAAATACAAGCAGCGCTACCCCAAGGTGTTCGCCTTCTTGGAGCTGCAGGAACGGCTCGCCCTCAGCCGCGGTTACGTGGAGACGATCCTTGGGCGCCGGCGCCCGTTCCACTTCGACCGCAACGGCCTGGGCCGGCTGCTGGGCAAGGACCCTCTGGAGATCGACCTGGATGTGGCCCGCCGCGGCGGCATGGAGGCCCAGCAACTCAGGGCCGCCGCCAATGCCCCGATTCAGGGGTCGAGTGCCGACATCATCAAAGTGGCGATGGTGCAGCTGCAAGCAGCCCTACAGAACCAGGGGCTGCCTGCCCAATTGCTGCTGCAGGTGCACGACGAACTGGTGCTGGAAGTAGCACCGGATGCCCTGGAGACCACGCGGGAGCTGGTGGTTAAGACCATGGAACAGGCCGTCGAGCTGACTGTGCCCTTGGTGGTGGAGACCGGCGTCGGCGCGAACTGGATGGAAGCGAAATAA
- the cysS gene encoding cysteine--tRNA ligase, with the protein MSLRLTNTLTRRTEPFTPLTPGKASIYCCGVTVYDLCHLGHARSYINWDVLRRYLIWRGIEVTFVQNFTDIDDKILKRADEENSTMTAVSERNIESFHQDMDALGILRPDRMPRATQCLDGIRNLIGELEAKGAAYSAEGDVYFAVMKHAGYGKLSGRDLGEQQDNAAGRVADAEEARKKHPFDFALWKGAKPGEPSFPSPWGEGRPGWHIECSAMVRAELGDTIDIHLGGADLVFPHHENEIAQSEAATGQDLARIWMHNGMVNVGGQKMSKSLGNFTTIRALLESGVSAMTLRLFVLQAHYRKPLDFTADALDAAATGWKGLNAALGLGDRHGESLGWSSAAPLQEGAVSADEGPTNTALVELAQRFISAMDDDLNSSGGLAVLFDLAKPLRALANRLERGEDAALPEPELNDLEGRWRLLRHLAAVLGLRSEAEAASSLDDGAIDAAISARKAAKAAKNYADADRIRDELAAQGVELIDKPGGVTEWIRS; encoded by the coding sequence GTGTCCTTGCGGCTCACCAACACCCTCACCCGCCGCACCGAGCCGTTCACACCGCTGACACCGGGCAAAGCGAGCATCTACTGCTGCGGCGTGACGGTCTATGACCTCTGCCACCTGGGCCATGCCCGCAGCTACATCAACTGGGATGTGCTGCGGCGGTATCTGATCTGGCGGGGCATCGAGGTGACCTTCGTTCAGAACTTCACCGACATCGACGACAAGATCCTCAAACGCGCCGATGAGGAGAACTCCACGATGACGGCCGTCAGCGAGCGGAACATCGAGTCCTTCCATCAGGACATGGATGCTCTTGGAATCCTGCGGCCCGACCGCATGCCCCGCGCCACTCAGTGCCTGGATGGGATCCGCAATCTCATCGGCGAACTGGAAGCCAAAGGTGCGGCCTACAGCGCTGAAGGGGATGTGTACTTCGCAGTCATGAAGCATGCCGGTTACGGCAAGCTCAGCGGCCGCGATTTGGGCGAACAACAGGACAATGCAGCTGGTCGCGTAGCCGATGCCGAAGAGGCCCGCAAGAAACACCCCTTCGATTTCGCGCTATGGAAAGGGGCCAAACCCGGAGAACCCAGCTTCCCCTCCCCCTGGGGTGAGGGACGCCCTGGCTGGCACATCGAATGCTCAGCCATGGTGCGGGCGGAGCTCGGAGACACAATCGACATCCACCTCGGTGGCGCCGACCTGGTGTTCCCGCACCACGAGAACGAGATAGCCCAATCCGAAGCAGCTACAGGCCAAGACCTGGCCCGGATCTGGATGCACAACGGCATGGTCAATGTCGGCGGGCAGAAGATGAGCAAATCGCTCGGCAACTTCACCACCATCCGCGCGCTGCTGGAGAGCGGGGTCTCGGCGATGACCCTGCGCCTGTTTGTGCTGCAGGCCCACTACCGCAAACCCCTGGATTTCACCGCGGATGCCCTCGACGCCGCGGCCACCGGCTGGAAGGGGCTCAACGCGGCCCTGGGCCTTGGGGATCGCCATGGCGAAAGCCTCGGCTGGAGCTCCGCCGCACCCTTGCAGGAGGGAGCCGTGAGTGCCGATGAAGGCCCAACCAACACCGCTCTGGTTGAGCTCGCTCAACGCTTCATCAGCGCCATGGACGATGACCTCAACAGCTCGGGAGGGTTAGCTGTTCTGTTCGATCTGGCCAAGCCCCTGCGGGCCCTCGCCAACCGGCTGGAACGGGGTGAGGACGCTGCACTGCCTGAGCCGGAGTTAAACGACCTGGAGGGTCGCTGGCGGCTGCTGCGCCACCTGGCAGCGGTGCTGGGACTGCGCTCAGAAGCGGAGGCGGCCTCCAGCCTCGACGACGGCGCGATTGATGCGGCCATCTCAGCCCGCAAAGCCGCCAAAGCCGCGAAGAATTACGCGGATGCCGACCGAATCCGAGATGAGCTCGCCGCCCAAGGTGTGGAGCTGATCGACAAACCCGGCGGTGTGACGGAGTGGATCCGCTCCTGA
- a CDS encoding DUF2721 domain-containing protein translates to MSAAPAETLLKAIQLSVSPVFLLAGIGAMMNVLSGRLSRSVDRARELKRRCQELDCDEQAEFRLIRQRIRLVVRAIGLLTLSTLLISTVVAVIFLTVALQINLSMVVAPLFVAAMLTLTSAALCFLREITLASKQLEATFGPTAFFN, encoded by the coding sequence ATGAGTGCGGCACCAGCGGAGACACTGCTGAAAGCCATTCAGCTCTCCGTTTCACCGGTGTTTCTCCTGGCTGGCATCGGAGCGATGATGAATGTGCTGTCGGGACGGTTGAGCCGCAGTGTGGATCGCGCCAGAGAGCTGAAACGTCGCTGCCAGGAGCTGGACTGCGACGAGCAGGCTGAATTCAGGTTGATTCGTCAGCGCATCCGGTTGGTGGTTCGTGCCATTGGCCTACTCACGCTGTCGACCCTATTAATTTCAACGGTTGTTGCCGTGATCTTTCTCACGGTGGCCCTGCAGATCAACCTTTCGATGGTTGTGGCACCGCTGTTCGTGGCCGCCATGCTGACGCTTACCTCAGCAGCGCTCTGCTTCTTACGCGAAATCACGCTCGCCTCAAAGCAGTTGGAGGCCACCTTCGGGCCCACGGCATTCTTCAACTAG